From Calothrix sp. PCC 6303, a single genomic window includes:
- the hrcA gene encoding heat-inducible transcriptional repressor HrcA — translation MQVQLTHRQQHILWATVRHYIATAEPVGSKALVEEYNLGVSSATIRSIMGMLEKTGLLYQPHTSAGRIPSDSGYRHYVDQLVTPSEILVQQVEQALQKRLKWEDWSLEALLQGAAQILATLSGCITLITMPQNSTAALRHLQLVQAEAGRVMLIVVTDSYETHSILMDMTTVNRVSEADTEVIDRELQIVSNFLNSHLRGKNLLELGKLDWTQLDREFQCYGEFLKTSLVELSRRTHNPSTTQIMVRGVSEVLRQPEFSQLQQVQTIIQLLEEEQEQLWKLIVDEPEEDSAKSRVTVRIGAENTLQPIRSCTLISSTYRRGTVPVGSVGVLGPTRLDYDNAIAVVAAAAEYLSEAFS, via the coding sequence ATGCAAGTCCAGTTAACTCACCGACAACAGCACATACTTTGGGCAACAGTGCGACACTACATCGCTACTGCTGAACCCGTAGGTTCCAAAGCTTTAGTAGAGGAATATAACCTCGGAGTTAGTTCCGCCACAATCCGTAGCATCATGGGGATGTTGGAAAAAACTGGGCTTTTGTATCAACCTCATACCTCAGCTGGGCGAATACCCTCAGATTCAGGTTATCGTCATTATGTCGATCAACTTGTAACTCCCAGCGAAATCTTGGTGCAACAGGTAGAACAAGCTTTACAGAAACGTTTGAAGTGGGAAGATTGGAGTTTGGAAGCGCTTTTACAAGGTGCCGCTCAAATTTTAGCGACATTAAGCGGATGCATTACTTTAATTACAATGCCGCAAAATAGTACCGCAGCTTTACGACATCTACAGCTAGTACAAGCAGAAGCGGGAAGAGTCATGTTGATTGTTGTCACCGATAGCTACGAGACACACTCAATCTTGATGGATATGACAACTGTAAACCGAGTTAGTGAAGCAGATACAGAGGTAATCGATCGGGAGTTACAAATTGTTTCAAATTTCTTAAATAGTCATTTACGTGGTAAGAATCTTTTAGAGTTGGGTAAACTGGATTGGACACAGTTAGATCGAGAATTTCAATGTTATGGAGAATTTCTCAAAACTTCCCTAGTTGAACTGAGTCGTCGCACTCACAATCCATCTACCACCCAAATTATGGTACGTGGTGTATCAGAGGTTTTGCGTCAGCCAGAATTTTCGCAATTACAGCAGGTACAAACCATCATCCAACTATTGGAGGAAGAACAAGAACAGTTGTGGAAGTTGATTGTGGATGAACCAGAAGAAGATTCTGCCAAATCCCGTGTCACCGTCCGCATTGGTGCCGAAAACACATTACAACCAATTCGCAGCTGTACATTGATCTCTTCTACATATCGGCGTGGTACAGTTCCAGTAGGTAGTGTCGGAGTATTAGGACCAACTAGGCTAGATTATGATAACGCGATCGCAGTTGTTGCCGCAGCCGCAGAATATCTATCAGAAGCTTTTAGCTAA
- a CDS encoding pentapeptide repeat-containing protein, whose product MFWRKVVVLILVIDAFFLTSPALADWTHPLSFSNAQLARQDFSGQSLQAAEFSNANMELADFRGADLRGAVMSASTMTKANLHGANLANALVDQVNLTGADLSDAVLQEALLLRAIFTDVKINGADFTDAILDGAQIRELCNIASGVNSQTGVETRYSLGCK is encoded by the coding sequence ATGTTTTGGCGAAAAGTTGTAGTATTGATATTAGTCATAGATGCATTTTTCTTGACATCTCCAGCATTGGCAGACTGGACACACCCACTATCATTTAGTAATGCCCAATTAGCCCGTCAGGATTTTTCAGGACAAAGCCTGCAAGCAGCCGAATTTTCTAATGCCAATATGGAATTAGCTGACTTTAGGGGTGCAGATTTACGAGGTGCTGTAATGAGTGCATCAACTATGACTAAAGCCAATCTACATGGAGCAAATTTAGCAAATGCACTAGTGGATCAGGTAAACTTAACAGGGGCGGATTTAAGTGATGCCGTCCTTCAGGAAGCGCTATTGCTGCGTGCGATTTTTACTGATGTAAAGATCAATGGTGCAGATTTTACAGATGCAATCTTAGATGGTGCACAAATTAGAGAATTGTGCAACATAGCTAGTGGTGTAAATTCTCAAACTGGTGTTGAAACTCGTTATTCGCTAGGGTGTAAATGA
- a CDS encoding RibD family protein, producing MMQHRPFVTVILAVSVDGKISDFRRSPARFGSNTDKAHLERQISASDAVLFGADTLRAYGTTLTITDLDLLRHRKEAGKDAQPLHLIITDLAKLDPEIRFFNQPVHRWLITSQQGANFWQNRSEFQRILIFESDCGQIDLTKVLSCLPNLGIERLAVLGGGDLVASMIKADLVDELWFTVCPLILGGIAAPSAVAGMGFLADVAPRLQLLEVNRVEDEVFLHYRIKERVDIF from the coding sequence ATGATGCAACATCGACCCTTTGTAACTGTAATTCTTGCAGTGAGTGTAGATGGTAAGATATCAGACTTTAGGCGATCGCCTGCTCGGTTCGGCTCAAATACTGATAAAGCACACCTAGAAAGACAGATTTCTGCCTCTGACGCTGTACTATTTGGTGCTGATACGCTTCGAGCCTACGGCACAACACTAACTATTACCGATCTAGATTTGCTACGACACAGAAAAGAAGCTGGTAAGGATGCTCAACCGCTTCATCTAATTATTACAGATCTAGCTAAGTTAGATCCGGAAATTCGCTTCTTTAATCAGCCAGTGCATCGCTGGTTAATTACCAGTCAGCAGGGGGCAAATTTTTGGCAGAATCGCTCAGAATTTCAGCGAATTTTGATATTTGAGAGTGATTGTGGTCAAATAGACTTGACAAAAGTACTTTCATGTTTACCGAATCTAGGTATCGAACGTCTTGCTGTACTAGGTGGAGGTGATTTGGTGGCATCGATGATAAAAGCTGATTTGGTGGATGAATTATGGTTTACTGTTTGTCCTTTGATTTTGGGGGGTATTGCTGCACCCAGTGCGGTAGCAGGTATGGGTTTTTTGGCTGATGTTGCACCCCGCTTACAGTTGCTTGAAGTAAATCGAGTTGAAGACGAGGTTTTTTTACATTATCGAATTAAAGAAAGAGTTGACATATTCTAG
- the psb32 gene encoding photosystem II repair protein Psb32 codes for MKQLLNTFKSWKKSIKAIVHSLVMVILAITLLATPALATGVYEISGLTPDTWVVDEADVISRANEGKISSALSELAQASGNEVRFITVRRLDYGETPESFTKALFEKWFPSKEAQVNQTLIMIDTLTNGNAIITGDAVKATLADDTAKSITDETLMAPLRDGNRYNQAFLDVSDRVVAILSGKPDPGPPEIVDNVRVESTFASSEETEKERGNSTAWVIGLLIAATVIPMATYYIYQVNQPSSDG; via the coding sequence ATGAAACAGCTCCTCAACACATTCAAAAGCTGGAAAAAATCCATCAAGGCAATTGTTCATAGCCTAGTGATGGTGATTTTAGCGATAACGCTATTAGCGACTCCAGCTTTAGCAACAGGTGTATATGAAATATCAGGACTTACACCCGATACTTGGGTAGTGGATGAAGCTGATGTTATCAGTCGTGCCAATGAAGGTAAAATTAGCAGTGCATTATCAGAATTAGCTCAAGCATCGGGTAACGAAGTCAGATTTATTACAGTTCGTCGTCTCGATTATGGTGAAACCCCGGAGAGTTTTACCAAAGCATTGTTTGAGAAATGGTTTCCCAGCAAAGAAGCACAAGTAAACCAAACCTTGATCATGATCGACACTCTGACTAACGGGAATGCAATTATAACTGGTGATGCCGTCAAGGCTACACTTGCAGATGATACAGCTAAAAGTATCACTGATGAAACATTAATGGCACCATTACGGGATGGTAATAGATATAATCAGGCATTTTTGGATGTAAGCGATCGCGTAGTGGCAATTCTGAGCGGAAAACCAGATCCAGGTCCACCAGAAATCGTTGATAATGTTCGAGTTGAAAGCACCTTTGCATCTTCAGAAGAAACTGAAAAAGAACGTGGTAATTCCACAGCTTGGGTAATCGGACTTTTAATCGCTGCTACCGTCATCCCCATGGCAACATACTATATATATCAAGTGAATCAACCTTCTTCTGATGGGTAA
- a CDS encoding M16 family metallopeptidase yields the protein MSINKEFPASVCKLDNGLTFIHQQITATPVVVADIWVGAGSALESQPYFGMAHFLEHMIFKGTAKVAPGVFDRNIENRGGVSNAATSYDYAHYNLTTVSDHLGEILPQMLEMLLHPAIPDDEFNRERDVVIEEIRQAQDDPDWLGYQHLINNIYQHHPYGRSVLGTESELMQNSPAAMRNFHGKYYQPENMTAVVVGGISQASALEIVGETFCEFTSDCYGFLQPETTSKPIITGINRQEIAIPRLEQARLIMAWVCPGVEKLRAAYGMDLLSTLLAEGRTSRLVRDLREEQQLVQGICSNFSLQKESSLFTITAWLEPKNIETVEALICLHLEKLLSEGISQAELTRCQRLLCSDYAFSTETPNQIASLYGYYSTVAQPEIAVTYPQQILSYDVLELQKLANSYLSPEKYTVTVMK from the coding sequence ATGTCGATTAATAAAGAGTTTCCAGCTTCAGTCTGTAAATTAGACAATGGATTAACATTCATTCATCAACAGATTACTGCGACTCCCGTTGTTGTGGCTGATATTTGGGTGGGTGCAGGTTCAGCTTTAGAATCTCAACCGTATTTTGGCATGGCTCACTTTTTAGAACATATGATCTTTAAAGGTACTGCCAAAGTCGCACCAGGAGTATTCGATAGAAATATTGAAAACCGAGGTGGAGTAAGTAATGCTGCTACTAGTTATGATTATGCCCATTATAATCTGACTACCGTATCAGACCATTTGGGGGAAATATTGCCACAAATGTTGGAAATGTTGCTTCATCCAGCAATTCCCGATGATGAATTCAATCGAGAACGAGATGTAGTAATAGAAGAAATTCGTCAAGCACAAGACGATCCTGATTGGTTAGGATACCAACATTTAATTAATAATATCTATCAACATCATCCCTACGGACGTTCTGTTTTGGGAACTGAGTCGGAATTGATGCAAAATTCACCTGCCGCAATGCGAAATTTTCACGGAAAATATTACCAACCGGAAAATATGACTGCTGTAGTTGTGGGTGGAATTTCTCAAGCATCAGCGTTAGAAATTGTTGGTGAGACGTTTTGTGAATTTACCAGTGATTGCTATGGGTTTTTACAGCCGGAAACAACATCAAAACCAATAATTACCGGAATTAATCGTCAAGAAATTGCTATCCCTAGATTAGAACAAGCTAGGTTAATTATGGCTTGGGTTTGTCCTGGAGTAGAAAAATTGAGGGCAGCTTACGGGATGGATTTGTTATCAACATTATTAGCAGAGGGACGCACATCGCGCTTAGTGCGGGATTTACGGGAGGAACAACAGTTAGTTCAGGGAATTTGTAGTAATTTTTCTCTGCAAAAGGAATCCAGCTTATTTACAATTACTGCATGGTTGGAACCCAAGAATATTGAGACTGTGGAAGCTTTGATTTGCTTACATTTAGAAAAGCTACTTTCAGAAGGAATTAGTCAAGCTGAATTAACTCGATGTCAACGCTTGTTGTGCAGTGATTATGCGTTTTCTACAGAAACTCCCAACCAAATAGCTAGCTTGTATGGATATTACAGTACAGTTGCCCAACCCGAAATTGCTGTAACTTATCCGCAGCAAATTTTGTCGTATGATGTCTTAGAACTGCAAAAACTCGCTAATAGTTATCTTTCTCCAGAAAAATATACAGTAACTGTGATGAAGTGA
- a CDS encoding rhodanese-like domain-containing protein, translating to MTDQNSSQSFTQVTVEEFTQRLATADNQPQLIDVREPQEIDIASIDGFINLPLSEFANWSDQIHSRFDSNAETFVLCHHGIRSAQMCQWLVAQGFTNVHNIAGGIAAYSTIIDSSIPQY from the coding sequence ATGACAGATCAAAATTCCAGCCAGTCTTTTACCCAAGTTACCGTTGAAGAATTTACACAACGTCTTGCTACAGCGGATAATCAGCCTCAGCTAATTGATGTCCGTGAACCCCAAGAAATTGACATCGCCAGCATCGACGGCTTTATTAATTTACCATTGAGCGAGTTTGCTAACTGGTCAGACCAAATACATTCTCGCTTCGATTCCAATGCCGAAACCTTTGTTCTTTGCCATCATGGCATCCGTTCAGCCCAAATGTGTCAGTGGTTGGTAGCCCAAGGATTTACAAATGTTCACAATATTGCTGGCGGCATCGCTGCCTATTCGACAATCATAGACTCATCGATTCCGCAATATTAA
- a CDS encoding 5-(carboxyamino)imidazole ribonucleotide synthase, whose product MKRVGVIGGGQLAWMMGGAAKKLGVELVVQTPSPDDPAVAIALLQKPVQKFTRYDLKSDFFVQARVDDAIATAELAKKSDVITFENEFVDVEALSILAHKGVCFRPRLEALAPLLDKYHQRCYLKDLNLPVPNFLPLDSEAIIASSDSGLTQLGFPVVLKARRHGYDGQGTYIVKNLGQLKEILASTHHSRYSSTQPIYLLEEFIPFTRELAVIAARSVNGEVVIYPVVETQQEEQVCRRVIAPADISPQVAAQTANIACTLLNHLEVIGVFGIELFLTADDKVLVNEIAPRTHNSGHFSLDACQTSQFEQHLRAVCGLPLGNTALNCPGAVMVNLLGYENSQSDYLSKRQQIEEIPQAHLHWYGKTESRPGRKLGHVTVILDQCRREHAIATAQQIESIWYPTQS is encoded by the coding sequence ATGAAGCGTGTTGGTGTAATTGGTGGTGGACAGTTGGCTTGGATGATGGGTGGTGCAGCGAAAAAGCTAGGAGTTGAGTTGGTAGTCCAAACTCCCAGTCCTGATGATCCGGCTGTTGCGATCGCATTATTGCAGAAACCAGTCCAAAAGTTCACAAGATACGATTTAAAGTCAGACTTTTTTGTGCAAGCAAGGGTTGATGATGCCATTGCCACTGCTGAACTTGCGAAAAAAAGTGATGTGATTACCTTTGAAAATGAATTTGTTGATGTGGAAGCACTGTCGATTTTGGCACACAAAGGTGTTTGCTTTCGTCCGCGACTCGAAGCTTTGGCACCCTTGTTGGATAAATACCACCAACGCTGTTACCTCAAAGATTTAAATTTACCCGTTCCTAATTTCCTCCCTTTGGATAGTGAAGCGATAATTGCATCAAGTGATTCTGGCTTGACACAATTAGGTTTCCCTGTGGTTCTCAAAGCTCGTCGTCATGGTTATGATGGACAAGGAACTTACATTGTCAAAAACCTAGGACAGCTAAAAGAAATCCTTGCCTCCACTCACCACTCTAGATACTCATCCACACAACCGATATATCTATTGGAAGAATTCATTCCCTTCACTCGTGAATTAGCTGTTATCGCAGCTAGATCAGTAAATGGAGAAGTTGTCATCTATCCAGTGGTAGAGACTCAACAAGAGGAACAGGTATGTCGGCGAGTTATTGCCCCTGCGGATATCTCACCCCAGGTAGCAGCCCAAACTGCCAATATAGCTTGTACTTTACTCAATCATTTAGAGGTGATTGGAGTCTTTGGAATAGAACTATTCCTGACGGCAGATGACAAAGTGCTAGTGAATGAGATAGCCCCAAGAACCCATAACTCTGGACACTTCTCCCTAGATGCTTGCCAGACTTCTCAGTTTGAGCAACACCTACGAGCAGTTTGTGGTTTACCATTAGGAAACACTGCTCTAAATTGTCCAGGTGCAGTGATGGTGAATCTCTTGGGATATGAAAATTCTCAAAGTGATTATCTGTCAAAGCGTCAACAAATAGAAGAAATACCCCAAGCACATCTCCATTGGTACGGGAAAACCGAATCCCGTCCTGGACGCAAATTGGGACATGTAACTGTTATATTAGACCAGTGTCGGCGAGAACATGCGATCGCAACAGCCCAACAAATAGAATCAATCTGGTACCCGACTCAAAGTTAG
- a CDS encoding M16 family metallopeptidase → MTTLPRNSHIHRTVLDNGIVVLLTENPTADIIAGRIFIRSGSCHEPSEKSGLAHLLSALLTKGCDGLSSMEIAEQVESVGASLGTDASADYFLVSLKTVTADFANMLALAGRIMRSPTFPELEVELERRLALQDIRSQKEQPFSIAFEQLRLAMYKDHPYSQSGLGDEKTMASLTRDDLVKYHQTYFRPDNLVISIAGRIKSSDAIALIQEVFGDWQAPINQPIPGLTVSEIDTAPHAISTFQQTQQSIIMLGYLAPAVDSPDYAALKLLSTYLGNGLSSRLFVELREKRGLAYEVSAFYPTRLLTASFIVYMGTAPENTRIALDGLKNEVDLLSSAPLCDDTIQAAKNKILGQYALGKQTNAQIAQIYGWYETLGLGIDFDIRFQEMISAVNAEQIYAAACRHLLTPYVSIVGQEEAVRKAIKSGNSKQ, encoded by the coding sequence ATGACAACCTTGCCAAGAAACTCCCATATTCACAGAACTGTTTTAGATAACGGAATTGTGGTGTTATTAACAGAGAACCCCACTGCGGATATCATAGCCGGACGAATTTTTATCCGTTCTGGGAGTTGTCATGAACCATCAGAAAAATCAGGTTTAGCTCATTTGCTATCGGCATTGCTAACTAAGGGATGTGACGGACTTTCTAGCATGGAAATTGCCGAGCAGGTGGAGTCGGTAGGTGCTAGTTTGGGTACAGACGCAAGTGCTGATTATTTTTTGGTGTCTCTCAAAACGGTAACGGCAGACTTTGCCAACATGTTAGCGCTAGCTGGGAGAATTATGCGATCGCCTACTTTCCCAGAGTTGGAAGTAGAATTAGAAAGACGGTTAGCACTTCAAGATATTCGCTCCCAAAAAGAACAACCTTTCAGTATTGCTTTTGAACAATTACGCTTGGCAATGTACAAAGATCATCCCTATTCCCAATCAGGGTTAGGTGATGAAAAAACCATGGCAAGTTTAACCCGCGATGATTTGGTGAAATATCACCAAACCTATTTTCGCCCAGATAATTTAGTAATTAGTATAGCTGGTAGGATTAAATCTAGTGATGCGATCGCACTAATCCAAGAAGTCTTTGGTGATTGGCAAGCACCCATTAACCAACCAATTCCAGGTTTAACTGTATCTGAGATTGATACTGCACCCCACGCTATTAGCACATTTCAACAAACCCAACAGTCAATCATCATGCTGGGTTATCTCGCACCCGCTGTTGATTCTCCTGACTATGCTGCTTTAAAACTATTATCAACCTACCTAGGTAACGGACTTTCTAGCCGCTTATTTGTAGAATTACGCGAAAAACGCGGTTTAGCCTACGAAGTTTCCGCATTTTATCCAACTCGTCTCCTTACTGCCTCATTTATTGTATATATGGGGACTGCACCGGAAAATACCAGAATCGCTTTAGACGGTTTGAAAAACGAAGTCGATTTACTTTCGTCTGCTCCTCTGTGCGATGATACAATCCAAGCAGCAAAAAATAAAATTCTGGGTCAATATGCTTTGGGTAAACAAACTAACGCCCAAATCGCCCAAATTTATGGATGGTATGAAACCTTGGGACTAGGTATTGACTTTGATATCCGCTTCCAAGAAATGATTAGCGCTGTTAATGCAGAACAAATATATGCTGCTGCTTGTCGGCATTTACTTACACCTTATGTATCAATAGTTGGACAAGAGGAAGCTGTGAGGAAGGCAATTAAATCAGGTAACAGCAAGCAGTGA
- a CDS encoding sensor histidine kinase — protein sequence MAKPRQLSFRRILTSRILFLSVPILFIGEFAVFQKARDSLLETARKNLTESAVMKGEKIADTISSLKINLLSISQATQIRSGSAAEAQEFINKITQESPQHLECIQLIDLKTQDVIASTCGERAIDEVKKLNNSTDIQAKVIIPPKNYTNINTADPSMKNKLQILLSTPVYNLNGEPNYVLSIQSELQEKIRKQPGLFIGSSVVISEDGTILTHPITTRIGTNIAQHVDASRLKKIVRNAISGKKKYLHFFFEKQGEELVAGYTAIPSPVTVSSSQKWIILDVTTLDNVLYGLGTIKLVLFILTVVLIGASIVASLYVSNYLASPIEKLRDYALKTHSNQSPEAVSPDDFDIREFNQLAQAIGQMVERLKNWAEELEIAWKDAKDANQVKSQFLANTSHELRNPLNIIINSIRIVRDGLCDDREEELEFLQRADETAIHLLGLINDLLDISKIEAGKLSVFLEPVDLHNLLKEVINLQSVNVQQKGLKLNIPMMLDSIPVNIDPIKLKQVFINVIGNATKFTETGSITISTSIEEINAKPHVIIAFQDTGIGIDLSQQQKLFRPFVMVGDATSRKIGGTGLGLAISRNLIELMGGTITLSSPGINEGTTVTVTLPLIDPESSERENQEDDVVLSGMGKAEDESLASEIIENLSCNNEVSSNFVNNIKCDELVTTKWRINR from the coding sequence ATGGCTAAACCCCGCCAATTATCATTCCGTCGCATTTTAACATCCAGAATTTTATTTCTGTCAGTCCCTATTTTATTTATAGGTGAGTTTGCAGTCTTTCAAAAAGCACGCGATAGCCTTCTAGAAACGGCTCGAAAAAATCTCACTGAAAGTGCTGTAATGAAGGGCGAAAAAATTGCTGATACGATTAGTAGTCTCAAAATTAATCTACTTAGTATTAGTCAAGCTACTCAAATTCGCTCAGGTTCAGCGGCTGAAGCTCAAGAATTCATTAACAAAATAACTCAAGAATCTCCACAACACCTTGAGTGTATTCAACTAATTGATCTAAAAACACAAGATGTGATTGCCAGCACCTGCGGTGAAAGGGCTATTGATGAAGTCAAAAAGCTGAATAACAGTACAGATATTCAAGCTAAAGTAATTATCCCTCCCAAAAATTATACAAATATTAATACCGCTGATCCGAGTATGAAAAATAAATTGCAAATACTCCTATCAACCCCAGTTTATAATTTGAATGGTGAACCAAATTATGTTTTGAGTATTCAATCAGAACTACAAGAGAAAATTAGAAAGCAACCAGGATTGTTTATAGGTTCATCTGTCGTTATATCTGAAGACGGTACAATATTGACACATCCTATAACCACAAGGATTGGAACTAATATTGCTCAGCATGTAGATGCTTCTCGTTTAAAAAAGATTGTGCGAAATGCCATTTCTGGGAAAAAGAAATATTTACATTTCTTTTTTGAAAAACAGGGGGAAGAACTAGTTGCTGGTTACACTGCTATTCCTAGTCCAGTTACTGTATCTTCTTCCCAGAAATGGATTATTCTAGATGTAACCACTTTAGATAATGTGTTGTATGGATTGGGAACAATCAAGTTAGTTTTATTTATTTTAACGGTTGTCTTAATTGGTGCAAGCATAGTAGCTTCTTTATATGTTTCTAATTACTTGGCAAGTCCAATTGAAAAGTTACGAGATTATGCTTTAAAAACTCATTCAAATCAATCTCCAGAAGCAGTTTCACCTGATGATTTTGATATTCGTGAATTTAATCAACTTGCCCAAGCAATTGGTCAGATGGTAGAACGCCTAAAAAATTGGGCAGAAGAATTAGAAATAGCCTGGAAAGATGCTAAGGATGCGAATCAAGTTAAAAGTCAATTTTTAGCAAATACATCGCACGAATTGAGAAATCCTTTGAATATTATTATTAATAGCATTCGGATTGTTAGGGATGGATTATGCGATGATCGAGAAGAGGAATTAGAATTTCTTCAGCGTGCAGATGAAACTGCTATTCATCTTTTGGGATTAATTAATGATTTGCTAGATATTTCCAAAATTGAAGCTGGTAAACTTTCTGTATTTTTGGAACCTGTTGATCTGCATAATTTGCTAAAGGAAGTTATTAATTTACAGTCGGTGAATGTGCAGCAAAAAGGATTAAAATTAAATATTCCTATGATGTTGGATTCAATTCCTGTAAATATCGATCCAATTAAACTAAAGCAAGTATTTATTAATGTAATTGGAAACGCAACTAAATTCACCGAAACTGGAAGTATTACAATTTCTACTAGTATTGAAGAAATCAATGCAAAGCCACATGTAATTATTGCATTTCAAGATACAGGAATTGGGATTGATTTATCTCAACAGCAAAAATTATTCCGTCCATTTGTTATGGTTGGAGATGCCACTTCACGTAAAATTGGTGGTACAGGTTTGGGATTAGCAATTTCCCGTAACTTAATTGAGTTGATGGGGGGAACAATTACCCTGAGTAGTCCTGGGATTAATGAAGGAACTACTGTAACTGTTACTTTACCGTTAATTGATCCTGAGTCATCCGAAAGAGAAAATCAAGAAGATGATGTTGTTTTATCGGGGATGGGAAAAGCTGAGGATGAAAGTCTAGCTTCAGAGATTATAGAGAATCTATCATGTAATAATGAAGTTTCCTCTAACTTTGTGAATAATATTAAGTGCGATGAGTTAGTGACTACAAAATGGAGAATCAATAGGTAG
- a CDS encoding DUF4346 domain-containing protein, with protein MDLTLENLTAIDDKLSQRYIELDPEGYFIIYVDREAGIICAKHYSNIINDKGLAVNPETGEVIPAKGKVERSNMTLYTGRTAKELCVKLFEEIKPSPVSMLDHAAYLGREFLRAEIALISQREYVQD; from the coding sequence ATGGATTTAACACTGGAAAATCTTACAGCAATTGATGACAAACTATCGCAGCGTTACATCGAACTTGATCCCGAAGGTTATTTTATTATATACGTTGACCGTGAAGCTGGTATTATATGTGCCAAGCACTATTCCAATATAATTAATGATAAAGGTTTAGCGGTTAATCCCGAAACTGGTGAGGTGATTCCGGCAAAGGGAAAAGTTGAACGCAGTAATATGACTCTTTATACTGGCAGAACTGCTAAGGAGTTATGTGTGAAATTATTTGAAGAAATTAAACCTTCTCCTGTAAGTATGCTTGACCATGCGGCATATTTGGGAAGAGAATTTCTCAGGGCAGAAATTGCTTTGATTTCGCAACGAGAGTATGTGCAGGATTAG